A stretch of the Haloplanus aerogenes genome encodes the following:
- a CDS encoding DUF5830 family protein has translation MTDDRARERAHEDDRVALALDLLAALEHDDLPLSAVVDRIETVTTDPTLVRTILDEAELRGIIERDEGRVRMQRGGFVRFERHVVTREGDFDCLRCGASLSTGHFLQLDTGELGPFGSSCVRKVLGRD, from the coding sequence GTGACGGACGATCGCGCACGCGAGCGGGCGCACGAAGACGACCGCGTCGCCCTCGCCCTCGACCTGCTCGCCGCCCTCGAACACGACGATCTGCCGCTCTCGGCCGTCGTCGACCGCATCGAGACGGTGACGACCGATCCCACGCTCGTTCGAACGATCCTCGACGAGGCCGAACTCCGGGGCATCATCGAACGCGACGAGGGCCGGGTCCGGATGCAGCGTGGCGGGTTCGTCCGCTTCGAGCGCCACGTCGTCACCCGTGAGGGCGACTTCGACTGCCTGCGCTGTGGCGCGTCGCTCTCGACGGGCCATTTCCTCCAACTCGACACCGGCGAACTCGGTCCCTTCGGCTCTTCCTGCGTGCGAAAAGTGCTCGGCCGGGACTAG
- the gpmI gene encoding 2,3-bisphosphoglycerate-independent phosphoglycerate mutase, which produces MDAALVILDGWGLDGPGRDAVSTADTPTFDRLRETGAFGTLDVSGRRVGLPDGQMGNSEVGHLNVGAGRVVTQPLARIDDSIDDGTFFENDALLGAVSHVADTGGRLHLMGLVSTGGVHSHQRHLHALIDLAARHGVEAVTHAFTDGRDTPPTDGVDSVVQLAAAADEYGTGDVATVIGRYYAMDRDENWERTHRAYDAIVNRVADHTAATAVDAIEAAYDRGETDEFVEPTLVDDRPPIRDGDAVVFANFRADRARQLVRMLTDFDPDWGFDTDPPDTHLVTMTAYDERFDFPVAFPPTDPEDTLGEVLSTAGKTQLRIAESEKYAHVTYFLNGGREVEFEGEIRHIVESPGVPTYDQRPEMSAVEVTDTAIDYIERDDPDVLVLNYANPDMVGHTGDFEAAVDAVEAVDAQLGRLVEAVRAAGGHVLVTADHGNADDMGTPDDPHTAHTDNPVPFVYLAPGDDPSGGRRIRPGGSLCDVAPTLLELVGIEQPAAMTGESLLE; this is translated from the coding sequence ATGGACGCCGCGCTGGTCATCCTCGACGGCTGGGGGCTCGACGGGCCCGGTCGTGACGCCGTCTCGACCGCCGACACGCCGACGTTCGACCGCCTCCGCGAAACGGGGGCCTTCGGCACCCTCGACGTCTCCGGTCGCCGGGTCGGCCTCCCCGACGGACAGATGGGCAACAGCGAAGTCGGCCACCTCAACGTCGGCGCCGGCCGGGTCGTCACCCAACCGCTCGCGCGCATCGACGACTCCATCGACGACGGCACCTTCTTCGAGAACGACGCCCTCCTCGGTGCCGTCTCCCACGTCGCCGACACGGGCGGCCGCCTGCACCTCATGGGTCTCGTCAGCACTGGCGGGGTCCACTCCCACCAGCGACACCTCCACGCGTTGATCGACCTCGCCGCCCGCCACGGCGTCGAGGCGGTCACGCACGCCTTCACCGACGGCCGCGACACGCCGCCGACCGACGGCGTCGACTCCGTCGTGCAACTCGCTGCGGCCGCCGACGAGTACGGCACCGGCGACGTGGCCACCGTGATCGGCCGCTACTACGCGATGGACCGCGACGAGAACTGGGAGCGGACGCACCGCGCCTACGACGCCATCGTGAACCGGGTGGCCGATCACACGGCCGCCACCGCCGTCGACGCCATCGAAGCCGCTTACGACCGCGGCGAGACCGACGAGTTCGTCGAACCGACGCTCGTCGACGACCGTCCGCCGATCCGGGACGGCGACGCCGTCGTCTTCGCCAACTTCCGCGCCGACCGCGCCCGCCAACTCGTCCGGATGCTGACCGACTTCGACCCCGACTGGGGCTTCGACACCGACCCGCCCGACACCCACCTCGTCACGATGACCGCCTACGACGAGCGCTTCGACTTCCCCGTCGCCTTCCCACCCACCGATCCCGAGGACACGCTTGGAGAGGTGCTCTCGACGGCCGGCAAGACCCAGTTGCGCATCGCCGAGTCCGAGAAGTACGCCCACGTCACCTACTTCCTCAACGGCGGGCGGGAAGTGGAGTTCGAGGGCGAGATCAGACACATCGTCGAGAGTCCCGGCGTGCCAACGTACGACCAGCGCCCCGAGATGAGCGCCGTCGAGGTGACCGACACCGCCATCGACTACATCGAACGCGACGACCCCGACGTACTGGTGTTGAACTACGCCAACCCCGACATGGTCGGGCACACGGGCGACTTCGAGGCGGCAGTCGATGCCGTCGAAGCCGTCGATGCCCAGCTCGGCCGACTGGTCGAGGCCGTCCGCGCCGCCGGTGGGCACGTCCTCGTCACGGCCGACCACGGCAACGCCGACGACATGGGGACGCCCGACGACCCGCACACCGCCCACACGGACAACCCGGTGCCGTTCGTCTACCTCGCCCCCGGCGACGACCCGTCCGGCGGCCGGCGGATTCGCCCCGGCGGCTCGCTGTGTGACGTGGCACCGACCCTCCTCGAACTCGTCGGTATCGAGCAGCCGGCGGCGATGACCGGCGAGTCACTGCTGGAGTAG
- a CDS encoding VTT domain-containing protein, protein MDRRVRLLAGVGLVVLVALLGVLVSPGAVLDRLAWVAADPLRLTAALVVVAVVRPLFAWPTTPLAVVAGYGLGLRGFPLALVLVVVTSLPPYWVAGLGAGDGSVAAAGERLVAETGDLRSVVGSRLLPLPSDVVSAGAGVAGVPVRAFALGTAIGEVPWVAAGVVAGASFGAIGEVSLSAAMDPRIVVGAAALAVLVFAEPTYRLLQQ, encoded by the coding sequence ATGGACCGTCGCGTGCGACTCCTCGCCGGCGTGGGTCTCGTCGTCCTCGTGGCCCTCCTCGGCGTCCTCGTCTCGCCGGGGGCAGTCCTCGACCGGCTGGCGTGGGTGGCGGCCGATCCGCTCCGCCTGACGGCCGCACTCGTCGTCGTCGCCGTCGTCCGCCCCCTGTTCGCGTGGCCGACGACGCCGCTGGCCGTCGTGGCGGGCTACGGCCTCGGCCTGCGGGGCTTCCCGCTCGCGCTCGTGTTGGTCGTCGTGACGAGTCTCCCGCCGTACTGGGTGGCGGGGCTCGGGGCGGGTGACGGCTCGGTCGCCGCCGCGGGCGAGCGACTGGTCGCGGAGACGGGCGACCTGCGGAGCGTCGTCGGGAGTCGCCTCCTGCCGCTCCCGTCGGACGTGGTGTCGGCCGGCGCGGGCGTCGCGGGCGTCCCGGTCAGGGCGTTCGCGCTCGGCACCGCCATCGGGGAGGTGCCGTGGGTCGCCGCGGGCGTCGTCGCCGGCGCCTCGTTCGGGGCGATAGGGGAGGTGTCGCTGTCGGCCGCGATGGACCCGCGGATCGTCGTCGGGGCGGCGGCGCTGGCGGTCCTCGTGTTCGCCGAACCGACCTATCGCCTACTCCAGCAGTGA
- a CDS encoding DUF1405 domain-containing protein, translated as MVTVSFDAGRYVEYYLGNAPSLSTLLVANGAAFLVGVSFYVHSDPSFADLPTFLYPLFGDSPTALALVTLSLATLLPHLGNPVRDAPTNVPLAYLHTFAFVWLIKYGLWTVVALNLHPDQYVGFGGAALWDYWGIMLTHLLFVVEAFAIPYYGRTTDRALKAALVALLVNDVFDYGLGYYPPLRYEPGIPLILATLVLSVGTVYIADRVFDRMDRFDPLAPAGGEDR; from the coding sequence ATGGTCACGGTTTCGTTCGACGCCGGGCGCTACGTCGAGTACTACCTCGGCAACGCACCCAGCCTCTCGACGCTTCTGGTCGCCAACGGCGCCGCGTTCCTCGTCGGCGTGAGCTTCTACGTCCACTCCGATCCCTCCTTCGCCGACCTCCCGACCTTCCTCTATCCCCTCTTCGGTGACTCCCCGACCGCGCTCGCGCTGGTGACGCTCTCGCTCGCGACGCTCCTCCCCCACCTCGGCAACCCCGTTCGCGACGCCCCGACGAACGTCCCGCTGGCCTACCTCCACACGTTCGCGTTCGTCTGGCTGATCAAGTACGGCCTCTGGACCGTCGTCGCCCTCAACCTCCACCCCGACCAGTACGTCGGCTTCGGCGGCGCCGCCCTCTGGGACTACTGGGGCATCATGCTCACGCACCTCCTCTTCGTCGTCGAAGCGTTCGCCATCCCCTACTACGGCCGGACGACCGACCGCGCGCTCAAGGCCGCGCTCGTCGCCCTCCTCGTCAACGACGTCTTCGACTACGGACTCGGCTACTACCCGCCACTCCGGTACGAGCCCGGTATCCCGCTGATCCTCGCGACGCTCGTCCTGTCGGTCGGCACCGTCTATATCGCCGACCGCGTCTTCGACCGCATGGACCGATTCGATCCGCTCGCACCAGCGGGCGGGGAGGACCGCTGA
- a CDS encoding putative ATP-dependent zinc protease, with amino-acid sequence MTDDEQAPVRVGVLSLHNSKETKAILNAVEDLGHEPVWLRRENTTVTIEDSEVTVDPDVDVVANRLLLSTTSEPAELLGLATTFNRIRPMLNEPDAVLTAIHKFATAATLADWNVRVPDAFLALSNERLNSGRGRFGDVGVYKTAIGTHGGGTWKVDLTEPVNPRVGNRQAFLQDLVERDESRHRDLRVYIVDDDIVGAMYRYAPEGDWRTNVALGGDVADATDDLPESAAETALYTAEVMGLDYAGVDLIEGDDGWFVLEVNPTAGFKGLYQATGTSPAPYVAKLAIEQAGGSVDEDRVEQLSATLDDSTPSCKPRITPPEQEDLPVIGYIEDVIVSGTSGSTQVKAKSDTGATRTSIDTSLAADIGAGPIKSMTRVKSGSMKSGKARPVVDLVIGIGGTQHTVTASVEDRSHMDYPLLLGRDVLEHYRVDVRRRADDDERSDGELLEE; translated from the coding sequence ATGACAGACGACGAGCAGGCCCCCGTCCGTGTCGGGGTACTGTCGCTCCACAACAGCAAGGAGACGAAGGCGATTCTGAACGCAGTCGAAGACCTCGGGCACGAACCGGTGTGGCTCCGCCGCGAGAACACGACGGTTACCATCGAGGACAGCGAGGTGACGGTCGATCCGGACGTAGACGTGGTCGCCAACCGCCTCCTCCTGTCGACGACGAGCGAACCCGCCGAGTTGCTGGGGCTGGCGACGACGTTCAACCGTATCCGACCGATGCTGAACGAACCGGACGCGGTGCTGACCGCCATCCACAAGTTCGCGACGGCGGCGACGCTCGCGGACTGGAACGTTCGCGTCCCCGATGCCTTCCTCGCGCTGTCGAACGAGCGCCTCAACAGCGGCCGCGGCCGCTTCGGCGACGTGGGCGTCTACAAGACCGCCATCGGCACCCACGGCGGCGGGACGTGGAAGGTCGACCTGACGGAACCGGTCAACCCCCGCGTCGGCAACCGGCAGGCGTTCCTGCAGGACCTCGTGGAACGCGACGAGAGCCGCCATCGTGACCTCCGAGTGTACATCGTCGACGACGACATCGTCGGCGCGATGTATCGCTACGCACCGGAGGGGGACTGGCGGACCAACGTCGCCCTCGGCGGCGACGTGGCCGACGCTACCGACGACCTCCCCGAGTCCGCGGCGGAAACGGCGCTCTACACGGCGGAAGTGATGGGACTGGACTACGCTGGCGTCGACCTCATCGAAGGAGACGACGGCTGGTTCGTCCTCGAAGTCAACCCGACGGCGGGGTTCAAGGGGCTGTATCAGGCCACGGGCACCAGCCCCGCCCCCTACGTGGCGAAACTCGCCATCGAACAGGCCGGCGGGAGCGTCGACGAGGACCGCGTCGAACAGCTCTCGGCGACGCTCGACGACTCGACGCCCTCGTGCAAGCCACGCATCACGCCGCCGGAGCAGGAGGACCTGCCGGTCATCGGCTACATCGAGGACGTGATCGTCAGCGGCACCAGCGGATCGACGCAGGTGAAAGCGAAGTCGGACACGGGAGCGACGCGGACGAGCATCGACACCAGCCTCGCCGCCGACATCGGCGCCGGGCCGATCAAGAGCATGACGCGCGTGAAATCGGGGAGCATGAAGTCGGGGAAGGCCCGCCCGGTCGTCGACCTCGTCATCGGCATCGGCGGCACGCAACACACCGTCACCGCGAGCGTCGAGGATCGGAGTCACATGGACTACCCCCTGCTTCTCGGCCGGGACGTACTCGAACACTACCGGGTGGACGTGCGCCGCCGCGCCGACGACGACGAGCGGAGCGACGGTGAACTACTGGAGGAGTGA
- a CDS encoding succinylglutamate desuccinylase/aspartoacylase family protein, translated as MDSDAAFTYNGGKVAPGERQNLRYGISETYLGDPVRIPVTIINGERPGPTVFLSAAAHGDELNGIEVVREVAFEWDLDDLAGTIVCLPVLNVQGFLTQQRYLPIYDRDLNRSFPGDPTSTSAKRMAHAIFRNFIAPCDLGLDFHTSTRGRTNMLHVRADTGDDAVSRLARAFGASVIIDSAGSDGTLRGEATRAGVPTITVEMGQAHRFERSLIDDALDGVRSVFAEYGIQNGRVRWPGWRTVVTEKTWIRADAGGIVDMHHERGSLVHEGERICTITDPFKAAGTPVEAPFTGVLIGVLENPVVYPGNPICHLAELSSETARIVDRRQAGR; from the coding sequence ATGGATTCGGACGCGGCCTTCACGTACAACGGCGGGAAGGTCGCCCCCGGCGAGCGTCAGAACCTCCGGTACGGCATCAGCGAGACGTATCTCGGCGACCCGGTTCGCATTCCGGTGACGATCATCAACGGCGAGCGCCCGGGACCGACGGTGTTCCTGTCGGCGGCCGCGCACGGCGACGAACTCAACGGCATCGAGGTGGTGCGCGAGGTGGCGTTCGAGTGGGATCTCGACGACCTCGCGGGGACTATCGTCTGTCTGCCCGTGTTGAACGTGCAGGGCTTTCTCACCCAGCAACGCTACCTCCCCATCTACGACCGCGACCTCAACCGCTCGTTCCCGGGTGATCCGACCTCGACGAGCGCGAAGCGGATGGCCCACGCTATCTTCCGGAACTTCATCGCGCCCTGTGACCTCGGCCTCGATTTCCACACGTCGACGCGCGGGCGGACGAACATGCTCCACGTCCGGGCCGATACGGGCGACGACGCGGTGTCGCGACTGGCCCGTGCTTTCGGGGCGAGCGTCATCATCGACAGCGCGGGGAGCGACGGGACGCTCCGGGGCGAGGCGACCCGGGCGGGCGTCCCGACGATCACGGTCGAGATGGGGCAGGCCCACCGGTTCGAACGCTCGCTGATCGACGACGCACTCGACGGCGTCCGGAGCGTGTTCGCGGAGTACGGCATCCAGAACGGGCGCGTCCGCTGGCCCGGCTGGCGGACGGTCGTGACCGAGAAGACGTGGATTCGGGCCGACGCGGGCGGTATCGTCGACATGCACCACGAGCGCGGGAGCCTCGTCCACGAGGGCGAGCGCATCTGTACCATCACGGACCCGTTCAAGGCAGCCGGGACGCCGGTCGAGGCTCCCTTCACCGGCGTCCTGATCGGGGTGCTCGAGAACCCGGTGGTGTATCCGGGGAATCCGATCTGTCACCTCGCCGAATTGAGTTCGGAGACGGCGCGAATCGTCGACCGCCGACAAGCAGGTCGATGA
- a CDS encoding succinate dehydrogenase/fumarate reductase iron-sulfur subunit — protein MSTQRQQPETESEADSAETETAQERRLDEKRRRAEERERERVEAEERIAADAERYHLKVFRYDPEVEGKQEPRFDDFHVPYEPGMTVLDALIYARDQFDASLTFRHSCRQAICGSDALFVNGRQRLGCQTQLSDLDQPVRIEPLPHQEVVKDLVVDMEHFYDQMEAVEPYFQTTDRPDGELEEQRQSRENREKIKKSTRCIWCGACMSSCNIAAGDNQYLGPAAINKAYRFAMDEREGEDMKQRRLEIVEEEHGVWRCQTQFSCTTVCPKDIPLTEHIQELKREAVKSNLKFW, from the coding sequence ATGAGTACGCAACGACAGCAACCGGAGACCGAGAGCGAGGCGGACAGCGCGGAAACCGAGACAGCCCAGGAGCGCCGACTCGACGAGAAGCGTCGGCGGGCCGAGGAGCGCGAACGCGAACGCGTCGAGGCCGAGGAACGGATCGCGGCCGACGCGGAGCGCTACCACCTCAAGGTGTTCCGGTACGATCCGGAGGTGGAAGGAAAGCAGGAGCCTCGCTTCGACGACTTCCACGTCCCCTACGAGCCGGGGATGACGGTGTTGGACGCGCTCATCTACGCACGCGACCAGTTCGACGCCAGCCTCACCTTCCGGCACTCCTGCCGGCAGGCGATCTGTGGCTCGGACGCCCTCTTCGTCAACGGCCGACAGCGCCTCGGGTGTCAGACGCAGTTGTCGGACCTCGACCAGCCGGTACGGATCGAACCGCTCCCCCACCAAGAGGTGGTGAAGGATCTGGTCGTCGACATGGAACACTTCTACGACCAGATGGAGGCGGTCGAGCCGTACTTCCAGACGACCGATCGGCCGGACGGGGAGTTAGAAGAACAGCGCCAGAGCCGCGAGAACCGCGAGAAGATCAAGAAGTCGACGCGGTGTATCTGGTGTGGCGCGTGTATGTCCTCCTGCAACATCGCGGCGGGCGACAACCAGTATCTCGGTCCGGCGGCGATCAACAAGGCCTACCGGTTCGCGATGGACGAGCGGGAAGGCGAGGACATGAAACAGCGGCGCCTGGAAATCGTCGAGGAGGAACACGGCGTCTGGCGGTGTCAGACGCAGTTTTCGTGCACGACTGTCTGTCCGAAAGACATCCCCCTGACCGAGCACATCCAGGAGCTGAAACGTGAGGCAGTCAAGAGCAACCTGAAGTTCTGGTAA
- the sdhC gene encoding succinate dehydrogenase, cytochrome b556 subunit — translation MSQSYDRGLIEDFGRWREFSAGMWAWIFHKFTGWVLIGYLFTHIAVLSTALTSASADPATVAANQDLYTQTIRSLESLLVVRILEVGLLAVAVFHILNGTRLLLVDLGIGLDSQDKSFYASLILTGVIVVASIPTFLAGVSL, via the coding sequence ATGAGTCAGTCCTATGATCGGGGCCTCATCGAGGACTTCGGCCGGTGGCGGGAGTTCTCGGCTGGAATGTGGGCCTGGATCTTCCACAAGTTCACCGGCTGGGTGCTGATCGGCTATCTGTTCACCCACATCGCCGTCCTGAGTACGGCGCTCACGTCGGCCAGCGCCGACCCCGCGACGGTCGCGGCGAATCAGGACCTCTACACGCAGACGATCCGGTCGCTGGAGAGCCTGCTGGTGGTCCGCATCCTCGAAGTCGGGCTGCTGGCGGTGGCGGTGTTCCACATTCTGAACGGGACGCGGCTGCTGCTGGTCGACCTCGGGATCGGTCTCGACAGTCAGGACAAGAGCTTCTACGCGTCGCTGATCCTGACGGGCGTCATCGTCGTGGCGAGCATTCCCACCTTCCTCGCGGGGGTGTCGCTCTGA
- a CDS encoding CNNM domain-containing protein has product MTPLELGLRLVAGLLLILANGFFVAIEFALTRVRQYPESEFDTPALSRAWEMTQDLEIYLTSCQVGITASSIAVGIVAEPALAALFEPYFAGSALAGVGAGALIAYAIINLVHLTHGEQTPTYLGVERSKFVCQYGARPLYWFAWLISPIMRVGDSVAKGTLKLFGIEMTGAWLETEEQVIESRADLRNRLDSLLDEGDVPEERQQEVLNALAVDEMAVSEIVTDADDIVSLSVEASTDENLAAMRSTPHTRFPLVGDDLADLRGIVYTPSVLTHLEALERGERTFEDIAAPPMTLAAETNVSDAFDQFQAQDQELALVLEDGEVTGLVTATDALEAVMGELEDPLDRAYGE; this is encoded by the coding sequence ATGACGCCGCTCGAACTCGGCCTCCGACTGGTGGCCGGCCTGCTTCTCATTCTGGCGAACGGCTTCTTCGTCGCTATCGAGTTCGCCCTCACGCGGGTCCGCCAGTACCCCGAATCGGAGTTCGACACCCCCGCCCTCAGCCGGGCGTGGGAGATGACGCAGGATCTCGAAATCTACCTCACGAGCTGTCAGGTGGGCATCACCGCCTCCAGTATCGCGGTGGGTATCGTCGCCGAACCGGCGCTCGCGGCGCTGTTCGAACCCTACTTCGCCGGGAGCGCGCTGGCCGGCGTCGGTGCGGGCGCGCTTATCGCGTACGCAATCATCAACCTCGTCCACCTCACGCACGGCGAGCAGACACCGACGTATCTTGGCGTCGAGCGCTCGAAGTTCGTCTGTCAGTACGGCGCGCGGCCGCTCTACTGGTTCGCGTGGCTCATCTCACCGATCATGCGCGTCGGCGACAGCGTCGCGAAAGGGACGCTCAAACTGTTCGGCATCGAGATGACGGGCGCGTGGCTCGAAACGGAGGAGCAGGTGATCGAGTCCCGAGCGGACCTCCGGAACCGCCTCGACTCCCTGCTCGACGAAGGGGACGTGCCCGAGGAGCGCCAGCAGGAAGTGCTCAACGCCCTCGCAGTCGACGAGATGGCCGTCTCGGAGATCGTGACCGACGCCGACGACATCGTCTCGCTGTCGGTCGAGGCGTCGACCGACGAGAACCTGGCGGCGATGCGGTCGACACCACACACCCGCTTCCCGCTCGTCGGTGACGATCTCGCGGACTTGCGTGGCATCGTCTACACGCCGTCGGTGCTGACGCATCTGGAGGCGCTGGAACGCGGCGAGCGGACGTTCGAGGACATCGCGGCGCCGCCGATGACGCTCGCGGCGGAGACGAACGTCAGCGACGCCTTCGACCAGTTTCAGGCGCAGGACCAGGAACTCGCCCTGGTGCTCGAAGACGGCGAGGTGACCGGACTCGTGACCGCGACGGACGCACTGGAAGCCGTGATGGGCGAACTCGAAGATCCGCTGGATCGGGCGTACGGGGAGTAG
- a CDS encoding DUF7115 domain-containing protein, which yields MSLPEIVQSTLDGESVAARVGLGGDDLLLVTPTRTLVYRAEGLLSDEAVEEFPHDAEHVGVSEGRRKAKITLDYGLDGERTFSVPTKQLDQVLHPVLAGVFNARGITDPGETVKQTYRFSELTIVITSARLVRHIGAAVWDEEYEEYHFGDVTDLDFEEGSVATSVVITVDGHQERFKTPNDQARAVREGLVSAVCAYHNVDDLEELRAAMAEDEDDDESVPDTEDGDTVSFGDGPDPLDTSGVDGDVEETDEGMTTDTDRTAGDTATAETASTERDEGFGGSGFQSAGVVDDDAVARELSELRKQVEAQNERLERQERTIRQLIEELRQGR from the coding sequence ATGAGTCTGCCGGAGATCGTCCAGTCCACCCTCGACGGCGAGTCCGTGGCGGCGCGCGTGGGACTCGGCGGCGACGACTTGCTTCTCGTGACACCGACGCGGACGCTCGTCTACCGGGCGGAGGGCCTCCTCTCCGACGAGGCAGTCGAGGAGTTCCCCCACGATGCCGAGCACGTTGGGGTATCCGAAGGACGACGCAAGGCCAAGATCACGCTCGATTACGGGCTCGACGGCGAGCGCACGTTCTCGGTGCCGACGAAACAGCTCGATCAGGTGCTCCACCCCGTCCTCGCCGGCGTGTTCAACGCCCGCGGCATCACGGATCCCGGTGAGACGGTCAAGCAGACCTACCGGTTCAGCGAGTTGACCATCGTCATCACCAGCGCTCGCCTCGTCCGCCACATCGGCGCCGCCGTCTGGGACGAGGAGTACGAGGAGTACCACTTCGGGGACGTGACCGACCTCGACTTCGAGGAGGGAAGCGTCGCCACGTCGGTCGTCATCACCGTCGACGGGCATCAGGAGCGGTTCAAGACGCCGAACGATCAGGCACGGGCCGTACGCGAGGGCCTCGTCTCCGCGGTGTGTGCGTACCACAACGTCGACGACCTGGAGGAACTTCGCGCGGCGATGGCCGAAGACGAGGACGACGACGAGAGCGTCCCGGACACCGAGGACGGCGACACAGTGTCGTTCGGTGACGGTCCCGATCCGCTCGACACGAGCGGCGTCGACGGCGACGTGGAGGAGACGGACGAAGGGATGACGACAGACACGGACCGAACGGCCGGCGACACCGCGACGGCAGAGACGGCCAGCACCGAACGGGACGAGGGGTTCGGTGGCTCGGGCTTCCAGTCGGCGGGCGTCGTCGACGACGACGCCGTTGCCCGCGAACTGTCCGAACTCCGAAAGCAGGTGGAGGCGCAGAACGAACGCCTCGAACGGCAGGAGCGGACGATCAGACAACTGATCGAGGAACTGCGGCAGGGGCGCTAG
- a CDS encoding DNA-3-methyladenine glycosylase family protein, with translation MTTTTDPHAVLRTDPVMADLIETHGRLTLQPAEDEFRRLVVSIVNQQLSTASADAIRERLFDHLDAVTPATVLAADRDALRDTGLSGTKVDYLRNAATAFRDRDLTREGLTDSDDEAVIDELTAITGIGRWTAEMYLIFVLGREDVLPLGDLAIRRGLESLYDCDSRDEMRAAAEPWRPYRSYGTLYVWEHYES, from the coding sequence ATGACGACGACCACCGATCCCCACGCCGTCCTCCGGACCGATCCCGTGATGGCCGACCTGATCGAGACGCACGGCCGCCTGACGCTCCAGCCTGCCGAGGACGAGTTCCGCCGGCTCGTCGTCAGCATCGTCAACCAGCAACTGTCGACGGCGAGCGCCGACGCGATCCGCGAACGGCTCTTCGACCACCTCGACGCGGTGACGCCCGCGACGGTGCTCGCCGCCGACCGCGACGCCCTCCGCGACACCGGGCTCTCGGGCACCAAGGTCGACTACCTCCGCAACGCGGCCACGGCCTTCCGCGACCGCGACCTCACCCGCGAGGGGCTCACCGACTCCGACGACGAGGCCGTGATCGACGAACTCACGGCGATCACGGGGATCGGCCGGTGGACGGCCGAGATGTATCTGATCTTCGTCCTCGGCCGCGAGGACGTACTTCCACTGGGTGATCTCGCCATCCGGCGTGGGCTCGAATCGCTGTACGACTGTGACTCCCGCGACGAGATGCGCGCTGCCGCCGAGCCGTGGCGGCCGTACCGCTCCTACGGCACGCTATACGTCTGGGAACACTACGAGAGCTAG
- a CDS encoding succinate dehydrogenase: protein MAERYSSFTAGGRLWLWQRITAAFLIVVLAFHFFLLHFVHHADEVTFAMSAGRMETWSYYSLMILFLVTATFHGVNGVYNALINAGLTGTKRQVVKVVLGAASLLLLVQGFRTANAWAGIDLLPIL, encoded by the coding sequence ATGGCCGAGCGCTACTCGTCCTTTACCGCTGGCGGGCGCCTGTGGCTCTGGCAGCGCATCACCGCCGCCTTCCTCATCGTCGTGCTCGCCTTCCACTTCTTCCTCCTCCACTTCGTCCACCACGCCGACGAGGTGACGTTCGCGATGAGTGCCGGCCGGATGGAGACGTGGAGTTACTACTCGCTGATGATCCTCTTTCTCGTGACCGCGACGTTCCACGGCGTCAACGGCGTCTACAACGCCCTGATCAACGCCGGCCTGACGGGCACGAAGCGACAGGTCGTGAAGGTGGTTCTCGGCGCCGCGAGCCTCCTCTTGCTCGTGCAGGGCTTCCGAACCGCGAACGCGTGGGCCGGCATCGACCTCCTCCCAATCCTATGA